In a genomic window of Candidatus Omnitrophota bacterium:
- the acsB gene encoding acetyl-CoA decarbonylase/synthase complex subunit alpha/beta, with protein MSNLPQIPGARKKGVVLLSSEDDFKKLDDYLINDTVCIDGPAQVSLKLAKLIQEKHKVGIKLVNSLDKFSEALPADIEVINSPIQEIVGEGRAEAVKFKDGKAVGVCLVLFIDKAMSAKSEEPDNIQDMTKVIVDLGTKGTDTVLNLTRQSLDSAISRKGQSAKIEFPETNYYLPLINALLNIEVKNLGDCLAAFVQAQGLANNQATVSGLVINSLGGLLNKGVATLICEEILAALAVLNQEHPKEGLGFIPDNILRSLGLQLVDGRISGIAVILGPAEDEESAAGLIRDFQSKSIVSLLAGNINGNTFRQQLLNQGIELGLENYIVPLGDDYLSAIYAVNFAVRAPLIYGGNKPGQWEGIADYIRNRVPAFILLLSHIDEVLAATGLGGLAFGLPIITDLEVPQLPKIDTTLFEALVTEKDYQKLPSKCILTRGIKVKMSEVAIPLPYAAAFEGERVRKEQLAVEFGGKVSRAIEFLEARDEASVDDGKVELIGPDIDQLPAGSKALPLAIMVDVFGRKMQKDFEPILERQIHRFTNYAMGLMHMGQRDMVWIRVSNDAYSKGFRLAHLGIILHAMLHQEYSAIVDKVQVKLYTNQEEVERLSAQAQKIYSQRDERLAGMTDESVDTFYSCLLCQSFAPNHVCVVTPERLGLCGAYSWLDAKASFEIIPTGPNQPILKGNLLDERLGQWDNINKFVQQKSNHTIDTVSMYSLMDGPQSSCGCFECIVAIIPEANGVMIVHRDYPGTTPSGMSFTTLAGSVGGGVQTPGFLGVGKLYILSKKFISAEGGLKRVVWMPKELKEILGDKLRRAAGEIGQADLLDKIADESTATSSEELMAFLKQAQHPSLTMEAII; from the coding sequence ATGTCCAACCTGCCGCAAATACCGGGAGCCAGAAAAAAAGGGGTAGTTTTATTAAGCTCTGAGGATGATTTTAAGAAACTAGACGATTACCTGATCAACGATACGGTTTGTATTGATGGGCCAGCGCAGGTTTCCTTGAAGCTGGCTAAGTTAATTCAAGAAAAACATAAAGTCGGAATTAAGCTTGTAAATAGTTTGGATAAGTTTAGCGAAGCCTTGCCGGCGGATATCGAAGTAATCAATAGCCCGATACAGGAGATTGTGGGCGAAGGCAGGGCAGAGGCAGTCAAATTTAAAGATGGTAAAGCGGTAGGGGTATGTTTAGTTTTGTTTATCGATAAAGCAATGTCGGCTAAATCAGAGGAGCCGGACAATATCCAGGATATGACTAAGGTGATTGTAGATCTGGGAACAAAGGGAACGGACACGGTATTAAACCTTACCCGTCAATCTCTGGATAGCGCGATAAGCCGTAAAGGCCAAAGCGCAAAAATTGAGTTCCCTGAAACTAATTATTATTTGCCTTTAATCAACGCGCTTTTGAATATTGAGGTGAAAAATCTTGGCGATTGTTTGGCTGCCTTTGTCCAGGCCCAAGGTTTGGCGAATAACCAGGCAACTGTGAGCGGCCTGGTTATTAACAGCCTGGGCGGCCTGTTGAATAAGGGGGTTGCTACTTTAATCTGCGAAGAGATTTTGGCGGCCTTAGCCGTATTAAATCAGGAGCATCCTAAAGAAGGATTGGGTTTTATCCCAGATAACATTTTGCGTTCACTTGGGCTGCAGTTAGTTGACGGAAGAATCAGCGGTATTGCCGTAATTTTGGGTCCGGCCGAGGATGAGGAGTCAGCCGCGGGGTTAATTCGTGATTTTCAATCTAAAAGTATTGTCAGTTTACTGGCGGGCAATATTAATGGAAACACTTTTAGGCAGCAACTTCTCAACCAGGGGATTGAGCTAGGTTTAGAGAATTATATTGTTCCCCTAGGCGATGATTATCTTTCCGCAATTTACGCGGTAAATTTCGCGGTGCGCGCCCCTTTAATTTACGGAGGCAATAAACCCGGGCAGTGGGAGGGTATAGCCGATTATATCCGTAACCGTGTTCCGGCATTTATCCTCCTGCTTAGCCATATTGATGAGGTTTTGGCGGCTACGGGTTTAGGCGGCCTGGCGTTTGGCCTGCCCATAATTACGGATTTAGAAGTTCCGCAGTTGCCTAAGATCGATACTACTTTATTTGAAGCTTTGGTTACCGAGAAAGATTACCAAAAATTACCTTCTAAATGTATTTTGACTCGGGGAATTAAAGTTAAAATGTCCGAGGTGGCTATACCACTGCCATACGCGGCGGCATTCGAAGGCGAACGCGTGCGCAAGGAGCAATTGGCTGTTGAGTTCGGAGGCAAAGTAAGCCGGGCGATTGAATTTTTAGAAGCCAGAGATGAAGCCAGCGTTGATGACGGCAAAGTGGAGTTGATCGGCCCGGATATTGATCAGCTTCCCGCAGGGTCCAAAGCATTGCCTTTGGCGATCATGGTCGATGTTTTCGGCCGTAAGATGCAGAAAGATTTTGAACCGATCTTAGAGCGGCAGATCCATCGTTTTACCAATTACGCGATGGGCCTTATGCATATGGGGCAGCGCGATATGGTTTGGATCAGGGTATCCAATGACGCTTATAGCAAGGGTTTTCGCCTGGCGCATTTGGGGATTATTTTGCACGCGATGTTACACCAGGAGTACAGCGCGATCGTGGATAAGGTGCAGGTTAAGCTTTATACCAATCAAGAAGAGGTAGAGAGATTGTCGGCTCAAGCGCAAAAAATATACAGCCAGCGCGATGAACGCTTAGCCGGGATGACCGATGAGAGCGTGGATACATTCTATTCCTGCTTATTATGCCAATCTTTTGCCCCAAACCATGTCTGCGTGGTTACTCCGGAGCGCTTAGGTTTATGCGGGGCATATTCCTGGCTTGATGCCAAGGCTTCTTTTGAAATTATTCCCACCGGCCCGAATCAGCCCATCCTCAAAGGCAATCTCTTGGATGAGCGGCTGGGCCAATGGGATAATATCAATAAATTCGTACAGCAGAAATCCAATCATACCATTGATACGGTAAGTATGTATTCGCTGATGGATGGGCCGCAATCTTCCTGCGGATGTTTTGAATGTATCGTGGCCATTATCCCCGAGGCTAACGGGGTAATGATCGTCCACCGGGACTATCCCGGAACGACTCCTTCCGGAATGAGTTTTACTACTTTAGCCGGTTCAGTTGGCGGCGGGGTGCAGACCCCCGGATTCCTGGGTGTCGGTAAATTATACATCCTGAGCAAGAAATTTATTTCGGCTGAAGGCGGATTAAAAAGAGTGGTCTGGATGCCCAAAGAGTTAAAAGAGATCTTGGGGGATAAACTAAGAAGGGCGGCCGGAGAAATCGGGCAGGCGGATCTATTGGATAAAATTGCCGATGAGTCAACAGCCACCAGCTCCGAAGAACTTATGGCTTTTTTAAAACAAGCGCAACATCCGTCCTTAACCATGGAAGCGATTATCTAA
- a CDS encoding tetratricopeptide repeat protein produces the protein MNKDILPKFLITLIVFLCVFSSGGIFFAQRAIANPAQEDADQLHLQAQQYRQAGLEKQRIGNLAEAMSLYQKAITIDPGYAVAYNDLGVIYEAMGFPERAEESYLKSLKIDPGYSGAYTNLALFYENQRDLEKAALYWGKRAQVGSPDDPWTQKAARRLKISAYLSSRFLISGKNKIEAYRKNIFPYSEFLAYLING, from the coding sequence ATGAATAAAGACATCCTGCCTAAATTCCTAATTACTTTAATTGTATTTTTATGCGTTTTTTCCTCCGGCGGAATTTTCTTTGCCCAAAGGGCAATAGCCAATCCTGCCCAGGAAGATGCGGACCAATTACATCTGCAAGCCCAGCAATACCGGCAAGCAGGATTAGAAAAACAGCGTATTGGTAATCTGGCTGAAGCCATGAGTTTATATCAGAAGGCTATTACCATTGATCCCGGTTATGCGGTTGCCTACAATGATTTAGGGGTTATTTATGAAGCTATGGGTTTTCCGGAGCGGGCAGAGGAAAGTTATTTAAAGTCGCTCAAAATTGACCCCGGTTATTCAGGAGCTTACACTAACCTGGCGCTTTTTTATGAGAATCAGCGTGATCTGGAAAAAGCCGCATTGTATTGGGGCAAGCGCGCTCAGGTTGGTTCTCCGGATGATCCCTGGACGCAAAAGGCAGCCCGCCGCCTAAAGATATCCGCGTATCTAAGCAGCCGATTTCTGATCAGCGGGAAGAATAAAATAGAAGCGTACCGCAAGAATATCTTTCCCTATAGTGAATTCCTTGCATATTTAATTAATGGCTGA
- a CDS encoding methylenetetrahydrofolate reductase: MTFKEKIQARKFLVTSEIGPPKGIQTQQFLEDAELIRGKVDGINVTDLQSSVMRLGSLAVSYLLKQKGFEPIYQLTCRDRNRLALQSDLLSASALGIQNVLILTGDHPSLGDHPQAKPVFDLDSVQLLQAARTLETGQDMNGNKLTGNPPKFCLGAVVNPGSDPLEPQIMKMEKKIKAGAEFFQTQAIFDVRSFEKFAAKIKQVKVPVMAGIVLLKSAKMANYMNKNIPGVLVPDSLIREMESSKDKASTSIEIASRLIKELKPMCQGIHIMPIGWDKIVPKVLEASGL, from the coding sequence TGACATTTAAGGAAAAAATACAGGCGCGAAAATTTTTAGTGACTTCGGAGATCGGCCCGCCCAAAGGGATCCAAACGCAACAGTTTTTAGAGGACGCCGAGCTTATCCGGGGCAAAGTTGACGGAATTAATGTCACTGATTTGCAAAGTTCAGTGATGCGTTTAGGTTCATTAGCTGTAAGTTACCTGTTAAAACAAAAAGGTTTTGAGCCGATTTACCAGTTAACCTGCCGTGACCGCAACCGGCTTGCCCTGCAATCAGATTTACTTTCTGCTTCGGCATTAGGTATCCAAAATGTGCTGATTTTAACCGGGGACCATCCCAGCCTCGGGGATCATCCACAAGCCAAGCCGGTTTTTGATCTGGATTCAGTGCAGTTATTGCAGGCGGCCAGGACATTAGAAACCGGCCAGGATATGAACGGTAATAAGTTAACCGGCAATCCTCCAAAATTTTGCCTGGGCGCGGTGGTTAACCCAGGTTCTGATCCTTTAGAGCCGCAGATCATGAAGATGGAGAAGAAAATCAAGGCCGGAGCAGAATTTTTTCAAACGCAGGCAATTTTTGATGTAAGGAGTTTTGAAAAATTTGCCGCTAAGATAAAGCAGGTAAAAGTGCCGGTTATGGCAGGCATTGTCTTGCTGAAGTCGGCAAAAATGGCCAACTATATGAATAAAAACATACCCGGAGTTTTAGTCCCGGACAGTTTGATTAGAGAGATGGAGTCAAGTAAAGACAAAGCATCTACTTCTATAGAAATCGCCAGCCGCCTGATCAAGGAATTAAAACCCATGTGCCAGGGAATTCATATTATGCCGATTGGCTGGGATAAAATTGTGCCTAAAGTTTTAGAGGCAAGCGGATTATAA